A DNA window from Parabacteroides johnsonii DSM 18315 contains the following coding sequences:
- a CDS encoding DUF1896 domain-containing protein: MNNKKKNEGQTDFSYYGLYLLDYLRTNRFEQASDDAFIRERADRAVETYERARLEGYPPEGAQELAMDTLLRGLRYSKYAILREVVENEFAEEVPEKKREAFIRKLLPPVGNVFSAYDLSDDNFALSPEYDLLYTELTGAVVLYIGEYGV, translated from the coding sequence ATGAACAACAAGAAGAAAAACGAGGGTCAGACCGACTTTTCCTATTACGGTCTGTACCTGCTGGACTACCTCCGCACGAACAGGTTTGAACAGGCTTCCGACGATGCCTTCATCCGGGAGCGTGCCGACCGTGCCGTCGAAACGTATGAGCGTGCGCGGCTCGAAGGCTATCCGCCCGAAGGGGCGCAGGAGTTGGCGATGGACACGCTCCTGCGGGGGCTTCGCTATTCCAAGTACGCCATCCTCCGCGAAGTCGTGGAAAACGAGTTTGCCGAAGAAGTGCCGGAAAAGAAACGCGAGGCCTTCATCCGAAAGCTGCTGCCGCCTGTCGGTAATGTATTCTCCGCTTATGACCTTTCGGACGACAATTTCGCCCTGTCGCCCGAATACGACCTGCTCTACACGGAGCTGACGGGAGCCGTCGTCCTTTATATCGGGGAATATGGCGTTTAA